ATCGCATTCCTGCTGGCCGGTCCGCGCCTGCTTGAAGGCCTGGACCAGCCCGTATGGCTGACCATCCTGTTCGCGTGGCTGTTCGCGGTGATCCTGGGTTCCGCGCTTGCCGTGGTACGTCATGCGGAGCGCCTGGGCGAACGCCTGGGCGAGCCTTACGGCACGCTGGTGCTGACGCTGTCCATCACCGCCATCGAAGTGATCAGCATCACCGCGATCATGCTGCACGGTGACAACAACCCCACGCTGGCGCGCGACACGTTGTTCGCCGTCACCATGATCGTGCTCAACGGCATGGTCGGCCTCTCGCTGCTGGCCGGCGGCTGGCGGCATCGCGAGCAGAACTACAACCTGCAGGGCGCCAATGCGTACCTCGGCGTGGTGATTCCGCTGGGCATCCTCGCGCTGGTCATGCCCAATTTCGCCAGCCACGGGCTGAGCGTGCTCACCTTTGCGCAGGAAGTCTTCCTGGCGGTGATCTGCGCCGGGTTGTACGTCGCTTTCCTGGGATTGCAGACGCGACGTCACCGCGCCTATTTCGCCGCGGACGACAGCAGCGAGGACGAGGCCGCGCTGGTGGTGCGTGGCGGCACCGCGCGCAGCCTGCTGCACGCGGCACTGCTGCTGGCCTACATGGTGCCCGTGGTCTACCTGGCCGAAAAGCTCGCCCACCCGGTGGATTACGTGGTGGAGACGCTGCACAAGCCCGCCGCGCTGGCGGGACTGGTGATGGCCGTGCTGGTTGCCACGCCGGAAGGCATCGGCGCAGTGCGTGCAGCGCGCGGCAACCACATGCAGCGCTCGGTGAACATCTTCCTCGGTTCGGTACTGTCCACCATCGGGCTGACCATCCCGGCGATCCTGGTGATCAGCCATCTCACCGCACATCCCATTGAACTGGGGCTGCA
The nucleotide sequence above comes from Dyella telluris. Encoded proteins:
- a CDS encoding calcium:proton antiporter — protein: MTSGGFPRLLRREWFLAISVATSIAFLLAGPRLLEGLDQPVWLTILFAWLFAVILGSALAVVRHAERLGERLGEPYGTLVLTLSITAIEVISITAIMLHGDNNPTLARDTLFAVTMIVLNGMVGLSLLAGGWRHREQNYNLQGANAYLGVVIPLGILALVMPNFASHGLSVLTFAQEVFLAVICAGLYVAFLGLQTRRHRAYFAADDSSEDEAALVVRGGTARSLLHAALLLAYMVPVVYLAEKLAHPVDYVVETLHKPAALAGLVMAVLVATPEGIGAVRAARGNHMQRSVNIFLGSVLSTIGLTIPAILVISHLTAHPIELGLQHTDLVMFLLTLTVSLVTFSSGHTNVLQGGVHLILFVAYLFYMFQG